The following are from one region of the Sphingobium sp. TKS genome:
- a CDS encoding adenosylcobinamide-GDP ribazoletransferase, whose protein sequence is MKRLVLALQLMTRLPLPALDVDEADFAAAIRWFPATGIAVGLIVAGATGLGLRIDPWAGALCGLLAWVTVTGALHLDGLGDIADAAGAAHGDRSRLSAVLADPHIGSFGVVAIGLQLLAKLVLLRLWVEIFPLWMLVPVAMAARIGPLVWTRWLPPLHEGLASRFRAGWRAAPLILWMALGLLLGFWVPALWAAVILIPLWGLWLRSRIGGISGDGHGAGIELLESGMLAVMVLAR, encoded by the coding sequence ATGAAGCGGCTGGTGCTGGCCCTGCAATTGATGACGCGCTTGCCCTTGCCCGCGCTGGACGTCGATGAAGCGGATTTCGCTGCCGCGATCCGTTGGTTTCCCGCCACGGGGATCGCCGTGGGCCTGATCGTCGCGGGTGCCACCGGTCTTGGCCTCCGGATCGATCCATGGGCGGGCGCCTTGTGCGGCCTGCTGGCCTGGGTCACTGTTACTGGCGCGCTGCATCTCGACGGATTGGGCGATATCGCGGATGCGGCGGGCGCCGCGCATGGCGACCGGTCGCGCCTGTCCGCCGTTCTGGCCGATCCGCATATCGGCAGTTTCGGCGTGGTCGCCATCGGCCTGCAATTGCTGGCCAAGCTGGTGCTGCTGCGGCTGTGGGTGGAAATTTTCCCGCTGTGGATGCTGGTTCCCGTGGCGATGGCGGCGAGAATCGGCCCGCTGGTCTGGACGCGATGGCTGCCGCCACTGCACGAAGGGCTGGCGAGCCGATTTCGAGCAGGCTGGCGGGCGGCACCCCTTATCCTCTGGATGGCGCTGGGGCTGCTGCTGGGTTTCTGGGTGCCTGCCTTATGGGCGGCAGTCATATTGATTCCGCTCTGGGGGCTGTGGCTGCGGTCGCGGATCGGCGGCATTTCCGGGGACGGACATGGCGCTGGCATCGAACTGCTGGAAAGCGGCATGCTGGCCGTTATGGTGCTGGCGCGATGA
- a CDS encoding histidine phosphatase family protein, with protein sequence MSTFPLHLMRHGAPQLAGRLLGHLDAPPEAEGIALCVERARGLDFARVVTSDLARARAPGAIIAAERGVGHGVDSRWRELHFGRWEGADPATLPSADLARFWDDPDGFPPPEGESWTDLCGRIRDGLGDLGEPVLVICHAGAMRAALAVLCGFDVWQGWAVDLPYGAVLSLQVWPGEQPSAQITGLMP encoded by the coding sequence GTGAGCACTTTCCCGCTCCACCTGATGCGCCATGGCGCGCCGCAGCTCGCCGGGCGGTTGCTGGGGCATCTGGACGCGCCGCCGGAAGCGGAGGGCATCGCGCTTTGCGTCGAGCGCGCGCGAGGATTGGACTTTGCGCGGGTGGTGACGTCCGACCTTGCCCGGGCGCGGGCGCCGGGCGCGATCATAGCGGCGGAGCGGGGCGTCGGCCATGGCGTCGACAGCCGTTGGCGGGAACTGCATTTCGGACGTTGGGAGGGGGCCGACCCGGCGACTCTTCCTTCTGCCGATCTGGCCCGCTTCTGGGACGATCCGGACGGCTTTCCACCGCCGGAGGGCGAAAGCTGGACCGATCTTTGCGGCCGGATACGGGACGGGCTGGGCGACCTTGGCGAGCCGGTGCTGGTGATTTGTCATGCCGGAGCGATGCGGGCGGCGCTGGCTGTCCTGTGCGGCTTCGACGTGTGGCAGGGTTGGGCGGTCGACCTGCCCTATGGCGCGGTGCTGAGTCTGCAGGTCTGGCCCGGCGAGCAGCCGTCGGCGCAGATTACAGGGCTGATGCCATGA
- the cobT gene encoding nicotinate-nucleotide--dimethylbenzimidazole phosphoribosyltransferase: MIRFDDRAAFAAALADLPVRDESAVAAAAARQAVLTKPAGSLGRLEEIALFMAGWQGRERPRAERIRAAIFAGNHGVAARGVSAFPAEVTAQMVANFRHGGAAINALAQACGAELTVVALDLERPTGDICVEAAMSEADCLAAINAGAAAVEPGLDLLLLGEMGIANSTPAAALCAQAFGGAAAHWVGRGTGVDGDGLARKAEAVAQALALHGAHCADAFETLRRLGGREIAALAGAVLAARMLRVPVMLDGFIGCAAVTPLAKDSPVIVGHCLAAHMSAEAGHERLLAALALDPLLRLNMRLGEGSGAAVATQIVRSALAAHAGMATFAEAAVAGAL; encoded by the coding sequence ATGATCCGTTTCGATGATCGTGCGGCCTTTGCCGCCGCGCTGGCGGATTTGCCCGTGCGGGACGAAAGCGCCGTCGCAGCGGCGGCGGCGCGGCAGGCGGTGCTGACGAAGCCCGCCGGATCGCTGGGGCGGCTGGAAGAGATCGCCCTGTTCATGGCGGGCTGGCAGGGCCGGGAGCGGCCCCGGGCCGAGCGCATCCGCGCCGCGATCTTCGCGGGCAATCATGGCGTGGCGGCGCGGGGGGTCAGCGCCTTCCCGGCAGAGGTCACGGCCCAGATGGTCGCGAATTTCCGCCATGGCGGCGCGGCGATCAATGCTTTGGCGCAAGCCTGCGGCGCGGAGCTGACCGTGGTGGCGCTCGATCTGGAACGGCCGACTGGAGACATTTGCGTCGAAGCGGCGATGAGCGAGGCGGACTGCCTTGCCGCGATCAATGCCGGGGCGGCGGCGGTCGAACCAGGCCTCGACCTGCTGCTGCTGGGCGAGATGGGCATTGCCAACAGCACGCCAGCGGCGGCGCTTTGCGCGCAGGCCTTTGGCGGCGCGGCGGCGCATTGGGTCGGGCGCGGCACGGGCGTGGACGGCGATGGACTGGCGCGCAAGGCCGAAGCGGTGGCGCAGGCGCTGGCCCTGCACGGGGCGCATTGCGCCGACGCGTTCGAAACGCTGCGGCGGCTGGGCGGGCGCGAGATCGCGGCGCTGGCCGGTGCGGTGCTGGCGGCGCGGATGCTGCGCGTGCCGGTGATGCTGGACGGCTTCATCGGCTGCGCGGCGGTCACTCCGCTGGCGAAGGACAGTCCGGTGATCGTCGGCCATTGCCTGGCGGCGCATATGTCGGCCGAGGCGGGGCATGAGCGCCTGCTGGCGGCGCTGGCGCTGGACCCGCTGCTGCGGCTGAACATGCGGCTGGGCGAGGGCAGCGGCGCTGCGGTGGCGACGCAGATCGTACGGTCGGCTCTGGCTGCCCATGCCGGCATGGCGACCTTTGCGGAAGCGGCGGTGGCGGGCGCCTTGTGA
- a CDS encoding DUF1636 domain-containing protein, which translates to MLRAVGRGASVVVCSTCRLSAESREDEYGRRGGALLTEALQKMQESDPAYAAVAVQDMPCLFACQRHCTVHIRGTGKIGYVLGDFTPDEEAARAILDYAVRHAASEEGVVRYADWPQGVKGHFIVRTPPEGFVCS; encoded by the coding sequence ATGTTGCGGGCCGTCGGGCGCGGGGCGTCGGTGGTGGTCTGTTCGACCTGCCGTCTGTCGGCGGAGAGCAGGGAGGATGAGTATGGTCGGCGTGGCGGCGCATTGCTGACCGAGGCGCTCCAAAAAATGCAGGAGAGCGACCCCGCCTATGCGGCGGTCGCGGTGCAGGACATGCCCTGCCTCTTCGCCTGCCAGCGCCATTGCACGGTGCATATCCGGGGAACCGGCAAGATCGGCTATGTGCTGGGCGACTTCACGCCGGACGAGGAGGCCGCCCGCGCCATATTGGATTATGCGGTGCGCCATGCCGCAAGCGAGGAGGGCGTGGTGCGCTATGCCGACTGGCCGCAGGGGGTGAAGGGGCATTTCATCGTCCGTACGCCGCCCGAAGGCTTCGTCTGCTCATGA
- a CDS encoding acetyl-CoA C-acyltransferase produces the protein MTDIHDRDIIIAGYARTPMGGFQGALSGVSATELGAVAVKAAVERSGVAPEAIDRIYMGCVLPAALGQAPARQAALGAGLPQSVEATTVNKMCGSGMQAAIMAAEALSAGSVDVVVAGGMESMTNAPYALPKHRSGARIGHDRVIDTMMMDGLEDAYDRGKPMGSFAEDTARDYQFTRAEMDAYAIESLARANAAISSGAFAGEVAPVTVKTRNGEVQIDKDEQPGNARPEKIPSLKPAFAKDGAITAASSASISDGAAALVLTRADVAEKLGLTREARIVATAAHAHAPALFTTAPVFAIRKAMEKAGWSAGDVDLYEVNEAFAAVAMIAMRDLGIPHDKINVNGGATALGHPIGASGARIIATLIAALKARGLKKGVAALCIGGGEATAVALEVL, from the coding sequence ATGACCGATATACACGACCGGGACATCATCATCGCGGGCTATGCCCGAACCCCGATGGGCGGTTTTCAGGGCGCGCTCTCCGGCGTGTCCGCTACCGAACTGGGCGCCGTCGCGGTGAAGGCGGCCGTCGAACGCTCCGGGGTCGCGCCCGAAGCCATCGACCGCATCTATATGGGTTGCGTCCTCCCCGCCGCTCTGGGCCAGGCTCCTGCACGCCAGGCGGCATTGGGCGCGGGCCTTCCGCAATCGGTCGAGGCCACCACCGTCAACAAGATGTGCGGGTCCGGCATGCAGGCGGCGATCATGGCGGCCGAAGCGCTCTCCGCAGGCTCCGTCGACGTCGTCGTCGCGGGCGGCATGGAAAGCATGACCAACGCGCCCTATGCCTTGCCCAAGCACCGGTCCGGCGCGCGCATCGGCCATGACCGGGTCATCGACACGATGATGATGGACGGGTTGGAGGACGCCTATGATCGCGGTAAGCCGATGGGTTCCTTTGCCGAGGATACGGCCCGCGATTATCAGTTCACCCGCGCAGAGATGGACGCCTATGCGATCGAGAGTCTCGCCCGCGCCAATGCCGCGATCAGCAGCGGCGCCTTCGCGGGGGAAGTGGCGCCCGTCACGGTCAAGACCCGCAACGGCGAAGTCCAGATCGATAAGGACGAACAGCCGGGCAATGCGAGGCCGGAGAAAATCCCGTCCCTGAAACCTGCCTTCGCCAAGGATGGCGCGATCACGGCCGCATCCTCCGCCTCGATTTCGGACGGCGCGGCGGCGCTGGTGCTGACCCGTGCCGATGTGGCGGAGAAGCTGGGCCTGACGCGGGAAGCCCGCATCGTCGCCACCGCCGCCCACGCCCACGCTCCGGCGCTGTTCACCACCGCCCCGGTCTTCGCGATCCGCAAGGCGATGGAAAAGGCGGGCTGGTCAGCCGGGGATGTCGATCTCTACGAAGTCAATGAAGCCTTCGCCGCCGTCGCCATGATCGCGATGCGCGACCTGGGCATTCCGCATGACAAGATCAACGTCAATGGCGGCGCCACCGCGCTGGGCCATCCCATCGGCGCGAGCGGCGCGCGTATCATCGCCACGCTGATCGCGGCTCTCAAGGCTCGCGGCCTGAAGAAAGGCGTCGCCGCGCTCTGCATCGGCGGCGGCGAAGCCACGGCGGTCGCCCTGGAAGTCCTGTAA
- a CDS encoding SDR family NAD(P)-dependent oxidoreductase — translation MNIEGLAAIVTGGASGLGAATARALAARGARVTLFDLNEEEGVKIAADIGGLFQRVNVTDEDSVNAGLDAAEAAHGTARIAVNCAGVAPAIKAVGREFVPHPIDSFRKAVEINLTGTFLIASRFAARLQRAEAIGEERGVIVNTASVAAFDGQIGQAAYAASKGGVVGLTLPLAREFAQSLIRVVTIAPGIFWTPMLAGLPQAAQDSLGKQVPHPSRLGKPEEYAMLVESIIANPMLNGETIRLDGAIRMAPK, via the coding sequence ATGAATATCGAAGGACTGGCCGCCATCGTCACCGGCGGCGCATCCGGCCTGGGCGCCGCCACCGCTCGCGCCCTCGCCGCCAGGGGCGCCCGCGTCACCCTGTTCGACCTCAACGAAGAGGAAGGCGTGAAAATCGCGGCCGACATTGGCGGCCTGTTCCAGCGCGTCAACGTCACCGACGAGGACAGCGTCAATGCCGGCCTCGACGCGGCGGAGGCCGCCCATGGCACTGCCCGCATAGCCGTCAATTGCGCGGGCGTGGCCCCTGCCATCAAGGCGGTCGGGCGCGAATTCGTCCCCCATCCGATCGACAGTTTCCGCAAGGCGGTGGAAATCAACCTTACCGGCACATTCCTGATCGCCTCGCGCTTTGCCGCCCGGCTGCAACGGGCCGAAGCGATCGGTGAGGAACGCGGCGTCATCGTCAACACCGCGTCGGTCGCGGCTTTCGACGGGCAGATCGGCCAAGCCGCCTATGCCGCATCCAAGGGCGGCGTGGTCGGCCTGACGCTTCCCCTCGCCCGCGAATTCGCGCAGTCGCTGATCCGCGTCGTCACCATCGCACCGGGCATTTTCTGGACGCCGATGCTGGCGGGACTGCCTCAGGCGGCGCAGGATTCGCTCGGCAAGCAGGTTCCGCATCCCAGCCGCCTGGGCAAGCCGGAGGAATATGCGATGCTGGTCGAATCGATCATCGCCAACCCCATGCTGAACGGCGAAACCATCCGCCTCGACGGCGCCATCCGCATGGCGCCCAAATAG
- a CDS encoding cation-translocating P-type ATPase, with product MVGGQLGLTGLSTSQARERLAEDGPNELPRPNRRTPLRITMEVLREPMFAMLLAAGAIYLLLGDRTEALILLGFAGLSIIITIVQEARTERTLEALRDLSAPRALVIRDGETLRVPGREVVNGDILVLEAGDRIAADALLVEAQELEADESLLTGEAVPVHKRAAQASDPEQAEPGGDDTPHLFSGAIVTRGGGIARVTATGMRSRIGQIGRFLETLETEAPHLQRETARMVSLCAIGGVTIALLVVLLYGSLRGDWMAALLAGIATAMSLLPEEFPVVLTIFLAMGAWRIAQVGVLTRRASAMEALGAATVLCTDKTGTLTQNRMTVTELWLPSGSVASMGDGSPRPEFHELIGAAALASAPVPVDPMEVAFHATARDARVPAREDWELVHTNGLRPDLLAMSNVWRPVEAGEPLFAAAKGAPEAIARLCRLDGEAHLALERAVHAMAARGMRVLGVAYANTVGDDLGKGHEAHDFSLLGLVGLSDPLRAGVPEAITQSHSAGIRVVMITGDYPVTAQAIAAQAGIGSGALMTGDEVKALSDGELRARVKDVAIFARTMPEQKLRIVSALKAAGEVVAMTGDGVNDAPALKAAHIGIAMGRRGTDVAREAAAIVLVEDDFGAIIVAIRLGRRIYDNIRKAIGFIFAVHVPIAGLAVAPLLLNLPLVLGPIQIALLEMIIDPVCALVFEAEREESRIMQRPPRDPAERLFSAALVLPSILYGGIAFALLLGLHIATTYWGFAPDRVRALLFFALVASIMALVLVNRSFSTSLTRAVWRNNPSLRYVAAVVSIACALILTVEPLRRILHFAPLEPADLSFLVLVPALVLLLCERVKDRKRFLVAASTTARRKEA from the coding sequence ATGGTGGGTGGACAGCTTGGTCTTACCGGCCTTTCCACTTCGCAGGCGCGTGAGCGGCTGGCCGAGGATGGCCCCAATGAGCTTCCCCGGCCGAACCGGCGGACGCCCCTGCGGATCACGATGGAAGTGCTGCGCGAACCCATGTTCGCCATGTTGCTGGCGGCGGGCGCCATCTATCTGCTGCTAGGCGACAGGACGGAGGCATTGATCCTGCTGGGCTTTGCGGGCTTGTCCATCATCATCACGATCGTGCAGGAAGCGCGCACCGAACGGACGCTGGAGGCGCTTCGTGACCTGTCGGCGCCGCGCGCGCTCGTGATACGCGATGGGGAGACCTTGCGTGTCCCGGGCCGCGAGGTCGTGAACGGCGACATATTGGTGCTGGAAGCGGGCGACCGCATCGCAGCGGATGCGCTGCTGGTCGAAGCCCAGGAACTGGAGGCGGACGAATCCCTGCTGACCGGCGAGGCGGTTCCGGTACATAAACGCGCCGCGCAGGCAAGCGATCCGGAGCAGGCAGAACCGGGCGGTGACGACACGCCTCATCTTTTTTCGGGCGCCATCGTCACGCGTGGCGGCGGCATCGCGCGGGTGACCGCCACCGGCATGCGCAGCCGCATCGGCCAGATCGGACGGTTTCTGGAAACATTGGAAACCGAGGCTCCGCATCTGCAGAGGGAAACTGCCCGGATGGTCAGCCTGTGCGCCATTGGCGGCGTGACCATCGCACTGTTGGTGGTTCTGCTCTATGGCTCGCTGCGCGGCGATTGGATGGCCGCATTGCTGGCTGGCATCGCGACCGCCATGTCGCTGTTGCCCGAAGAGTTCCCGGTGGTCCTCACCATCTTCCTTGCCATGGGCGCCTGGCGCATCGCGCAGGTCGGCGTGCTCACCCGACGGGCTTCGGCCATGGAAGCATTGGGCGCCGCCACAGTCCTGTGCACTGACAAGACGGGAACGTTGACCCAGAACCGTATGACGGTGACGGAGCTTTGGCTCCCGTCCGGCAGCGTGGCGTCAATGGGCGACGGGTCTCCGCGGCCCGAATTTCATGAGTTGATCGGCGCGGCGGCCCTGGCGAGCGCGCCGGTCCCGGTCGATCCGATGGAGGTGGCCTTCCACGCCACCGCAAGGGATGCCAGGGTTCCCGCTCGCGAGGATTGGGAACTGGTTCACACCAATGGTCTTCGGCCGGACCTGCTGGCGATGTCCAATGTGTGGCGGCCGGTAGAAGCCGGTGAGCCTTTGTTCGCCGCCGCCAAGGGCGCGCCGGAAGCGATCGCGCGCCTTTGCCGGCTGGATGGCGAGGCCCATCTGGCGCTGGAGCGGGCGGTCCACGCCATGGCGGCCCGTGGCATGCGTGTCCTGGGCGTGGCCTATGCGAACACGGTCGGGGATGATCTTGGCAAGGGGCATGAAGCGCATGACTTCAGCCTTCTGGGACTGGTCGGCCTGTCCGACCCGCTGCGGGCGGGAGTTCCCGAAGCGATAACCCAAAGTCATTCGGCCGGAATCCGGGTTGTGATGATCACCGGCGACTATCCCGTCACCGCGCAGGCGATTGCGGCACAAGCGGGGATTGGCTCAGGCGCGCTCATGACAGGCGATGAAGTCAAGGCGCTGTCGGACGGGGAGCTGCGCGCGCGGGTTAAGGACGTGGCCATTTTCGCGCGCACGATGCCGGAACAGAAACTGCGGATCGTCTCGGCGCTCAAGGCGGCGGGCGAAGTGGTCGCGATGACCGGAGATGGCGTCAACGACGCGCCTGCGCTCAAGGCGGCCCATATCGGCATCGCCATGGGCAGGCGCGGCACCGATGTGGCGCGGGAGGCGGCGGCCATTGTCCTGGTGGAGGATGATTTCGGCGCGATCATCGTCGCCATTCGCCTGGGCCGCCGCATCTACGACAATATCCGCAAGGCCATCGGCTTCATCTTCGCCGTCCATGTGCCGATCGCGGGTCTGGCTGTTGCGCCGCTGCTGCTGAACCTGCCGCTGGTACTTGGGCCGATCCAGATCGCCTTGCTCGAAATGATCATCGATCCCGTCTGCGCGCTCGTCTTCGAAGCCGAACGGGAAGAAAGCCGCATCATGCAGAGACCGCCCCGTGATCCGGCTGAACGCCTCTTTTCCGCGGCGCTGGTCCTGCCGAGCATCCTCTATGGCGGGATCGCTTTCGCGCTGCTTCTTGGGCTTCACATCGCCACGACATATTGGGGCTTCGCTCCCGATCGCGTGAGGGCGCTCCTTTTTTTCGCCCTGGTCGCTTCCATCATGGCGCTGGTGTTGGTGAACAGATCCTTCAGCACATCCCTGACGCGCGCCGTTTGGCGCAACAACCCTTCACTGCGCTATGTCGCGGCCGTGGTGTCGATAGCTTGCGCATTGATCCTGACCGTGGAGCCGCTGCGTCGCATACTCCATTTCGCTCCACTGGAACCGGCGGACCTGTCGTTCCTTGTTCTGGTTCCCGCTCTGGTTCTCCTTCTGTGTGAACGTGTGAAGGACCGGAAAAGGTTTCTGGTGGCTGCGTCGACAACTGCCAGGCGGAAAGAAGCGTGA
- a CDS encoding MBL fold metallo-hydrolase, giving the protein MELRLGDRSILVDCGLFQGSRSLETLNHGDFSFDPRKIDAVVLTHAHIDHCGLLPKLSAQGFDRPIWCTPATSDLLEYMLADAGRIQESEADRRNRRRDRAGESQFVPLYTEEDALRAWRLSRPVPLSEWFDPVPGFRARFWNAGHILGAASVEIEAAGVRLLFSGDLGPDNKAFHPDPQAPSGLDHVVCESTYGDRAREKFTIEQRRSQLEAEIKQALANSGNLVIPSFALERTQELLLDLARLADANRIPNVPIFVDSPLASRATKVFAAHASEMEDMDGQDVFRHPSIHYVEDVAESIRLNTISGAIIMAASGMCEAGRIRHHLKHNLFRRESTVLFVGFQAKGTLGRVLLDGAQRVRISGEDVNVRARIRRIDSYSAHADRDELHRWIAARRPIAGSLFLDHGEQEAVASLRELVQADDPAASIVTPQIGETYALEPGAPARRVQTGRVDMDLLAGPDWQNDYADFVTHLKQHLGRIRSERARREALAQMRRVLDTYEDARHRRSTAK; this is encoded by the coding sequence ATGGAATTGCGGCTGGGCGATCGCAGCATCCTTGTCGACTGCGGTCTGTTCCAGGGGTCGCGCAGCCTGGAAACCCTGAATCATGGCGACTTCAGCTTCGATCCGCGAAAGATCGACGCGGTCGTGCTGACGCATGCGCATATCGACCATTGCGGGCTTCTGCCCAAACTTTCGGCACAGGGATTTGACCGGCCGATCTGGTGCACGCCCGCGACGTCGGACCTGCTGGAATATATGCTGGCCGATGCGGGGCGCATCCAGGAAAGCGAAGCCGACCGCCGCAACCGCCGGCGCGACCGGGCAGGCGAGAGCCAGTTCGTCCCGCTCTACACCGAAGAGGATGCCTTGCGCGCATGGCGGCTGAGCCGTCCTGTGCCCCTGTCTGAATGGTTCGATCCTGTCCCCGGTTTTCGGGCACGTTTCTGGAACGCGGGCCATATATTGGGCGCTGCGTCCGTGGAGATCGAGGCAGCGGGCGTACGACTGCTCTTCTCCGGCGATCTCGGTCCGGATAACAAAGCCTTTCATCCCGACCCGCAGGCGCCGTCCGGCCTCGATCATGTCGTCTGCGAATCGACCTATGGCGACCGGGCACGCGAGAAATTCACGATCGAGCAGCGCCGCAGCCAGTTGGAAGCGGAGATCAAGCAAGCGCTGGCAAACAGCGGCAATCTTGTCATTCCCAGCTTCGCGCTGGAAAGGACGCAGGAATTGCTGCTCGACCTTGCCAGGCTCGCGGACGCCAACCGCATCCCCAATGTGCCGATCTTCGTCGACTCTCCGCTCGCCAGCCGCGCTACCAAGGTCTTTGCGGCCCATGCCTCGGAGATGGAAGATATGGACGGGCAGGACGTCTTCCGTCACCCGTCCATCCATTATGTCGAGGATGTGGCGGAATCGATCCGGCTCAACACCATCTCGGGCGCGATCATCATGGCGGCGTCCGGCATGTGCGAAGCTGGACGCATCCGGCACCATCTGAAGCATAATCTGTTCCGGCGGGAATCCACCGTGCTCTTCGTCGGCTTCCAGGCCAAGGGCACATTGGGCAGGGTATTGCTGGATGGAGCGCAGCGCGTGCGCATTTCCGGCGAGGACGTGAATGTGCGGGCGCGCATCCGGCGGATCGACAGCTATTCCGCCCATGCCGACCGCGACGAATTGCACCGCTGGATCGCCGCCCGCCGGCCGATTGCGGGCAGCCTGTTCCTCGACCATGGGGAGCAGGAAGCGGTCGCGTCGCTGCGCGAACTCGTCCAGGCGGACGATCCGGCCGCCAGCATCGTCACGCCGCAGATCGGAGAGACCTATGCTCTGGAACCGGGCGCACCCGCGCGCAGGGTCCAGACGGGCCGCGTCGACATGGACCTGCTCGCCGGGCCGGACTGGCAGAATGACTATGCCGATTTCGTCACCCATCTGAAACAGCATCTGGGCCGGATCAGGAGCGAACGGGCACGCCGCGAGGCGCTCGCCCAGATGCGGCGCGTGCTCGACACATATGAGGATGCGAGGCATCGTCGCTCGACGGCAAAATGA
- a CDS encoding NAD(P)H-dependent oxidoreductase, which yields MNSASPSGIRHAVVLAHPDPKSFNAAIATAYCEAVRQAGQEAVLRDLYRMRFDPVLKNEERPDRKGYRMSPDVRAERELLDGAQVFTLIFPIWFGMPPAMMTGYVDRVLGASVTARQIQEGSDTGLLGKGHLCTITTSGASEDWLDAQGQTQALRELSGTYLFRGFAMRSSETLHIGDVVEGATAAFIEANLDRVRRRARNICARVAQEIFGTPLPPETSDGS from the coding sequence ATGAACAGCGCCTCTCCTTCCGGCATCCGCCACGCCGTGGTGCTTGCTCATCCCGATCCGAAGAGCTTCAACGCCGCCATCGCCACGGCCTATTGCGAGGCCGTTCGCCAGGCAGGCCAGGAAGCCGTGCTGCGCGATCTGTATCGCATGCGCTTCGATCCGGTCCTGAAGAATGAGGAGCGGCCTGACCGGAAGGGATACCGCATGTCGCCCGATGTCCGTGCAGAGCGTGAACTGCTGGACGGCGCACAGGTCTTCACCCTTATCTTCCCGATCTGGTTCGGCATGCCGCCAGCCATGATGACGGGCTATGTCGATCGCGTATTGGGGGCAAGCGTCACGGCCCGTCAAATCCAGGAAGGATCGGACACGGGCCTGCTGGGCAAGGGCCATCTGTGCACCATCACGACCTCCGGCGCTTCGGAGGACTGGCTGGATGCCCAGGGCCAGACCCAGGCGCTACGGGAGCTGTCCGGCACCTATCTGTTCCGCGGCTTCGCCATGCGATCGAGCGAGACATTGCACATCGGTGACGTGGTCGAGGGCGCGACCGCCGCCTTCATCGAAGCCAATCTGGATCGGGTGCGCAGGCGTGCGCGAAACATCTGCGCTCGGGTGGCGCAGGAAATCTTTGGAACGCCGCTCCCACCGGAAACGAGCGACGGCAGTTGA